The Arachis ipaensis cultivar K30076 chromosome B07, Araip1.1, whole genome shotgun sequence genome includes a window with the following:
- the LOC107606372 gene encoding adenine phosphoribosyltransferase 1 gives MQSGVGVCCSSSSNWLFGLAAAAAPLLPSSLTTISFPISKSSSSSLITLSTPLLISSPLRSIASASGSSQLNEMASDDAQDPRLQRISSAIRVIPDFPKPGIMFQDITTLLLDTKAFKDTIDLFVERYRDQNISVVAGVEARGFIFGPPIALAIGAKFVPMRKPNKLPGEVISEEYSLEYGTDKMEMHVGAVQRGDRALVIDDLIATGGTLCAAIKLLERVQAQVVECACVIELPELKGRDKLTGKPLFVLVKGA, from the exons ATGCAATCAGGTGTGGGTGTGTGTTGCTCCTCTTCCTCCAATTGGTTGTTTGGGCTTGCAGCCGCAGCCGCCCctcttcttccctcttctcttACTACAATTTCGTTCCCAATTTCaaagtcttcttcttcttcactcatcACACTCTCCACTCCCTTACTAATTTCATCTCCTCTACGCTCCATTG CGAGTGCGAGTGGTTCGTCTCAGCTTAACGAAATGGCTTCCGATGATGCTCAAGATCCACGCTTACAGAGAATCTCCTCTGCGATCCGTGTCATCCCTGACTTCCCTAAGCCTG GAATTATGTTTCAGGACATAACCACGCTGCTGCTTGATACTAAGGCTTTTAAAGATACCATTGACTTGTTCGTTGAGAGGTACAGAGATCAAAACATTTCTGTTGTTGCAG GTGTTGAAGCAAGAGGATTTATATTTGGCCCACCTATTGCATTGGCTATTGGTGCAAAATTTGTCCCCATGAGGAAACCCAACAAGTTGCCAG GGGAGGTAATTTCAGAAGAGTATTCTCTTGAGTATGGAACTGACAAAATGGAGATGCATGTAGGAGCTGTACAACGTGGAGATCGAGCCTTAGTCATAGATGATCTTATTGCTACTGGGGGCACCTTATGTGCTGCAATTAAGCTACTAG AACGTGTTCAGGCACAAGTTGTTGAGTGTGCTTGTGTGATTGAATTGCCGGAATTAAAG GGGCGAGATAAGCTTACCGGCAAGCCACTATTTGTCCTAGTTAAAGGAGCCTGA
- the LOC107606374 gene encoding zinc finger protein ZAT10, producing MALEALKSPTAAGPSFSFEETNNLSYLEAPWAKRKRSKRANRMELPQNCSEEEYLALCLIMLARGTTTVPTITATATAIPSKPHSSPAPSVDESAPISTANLIYKCSVCNKAFSSYQALGGHKASHRKFAAATVGGEDHHSTSSAVTTSSVSKASNGGGKAHECSICHKSFPTGQALGGHKRCHYDGGAAASASAAAGSAVTASEGVGSTHTVSHRDFDLNLPAFPDLSNKFFVEDEVSSPLPVKKPRLLTLPKIEIPQFH from the coding sequence ATGGCACTAGAAGCTCTAAAATCCCCCACCGCTGCAGGACCTTCCTTCAGCTTTGAAGAAACCAATAATCTCAGCTACTTGGAAGCACCATGGGCTAAGAGAAAGCGTTCGAAGCGTGCCAACAGAATGGAACTGCCCCAAAACTGCTCGGAGGAAGAGTACCTAGCTCTCTGCCTCATCATGCTTGCTCGCGGCACCACCACCGTCCCCACAATCACAGCCACCGCCACTGCCATCCCATCCAAGCCCCACTCCTCTCCTGCTCCATCTGTTGATGAGTCGGCTCCAATTTCAACCGCCAATCTCATCTACAAGTGCTCTGTCTGCAACAAAGCTTTCTCATCTTATCAGGCGCTCGGTGGACACAAGGCCAGCCACCGCAAGTTCGCTGCTGCCACCGTTGGCGGCGAAGACCATCACTCAACCTCCTCTGCCGTCACCACCAGTTCCGTTTCCAAAGCATCCAACGGCGGAGGCAAGGCTCACGAGTGTTCCATCTGCCATAAGTCTTTTCCAACGGGACAGGCTTTGGGAGGACACAAGCGTTGCCACTACGATGGCGGCGCTGCTGCATCTGCATCGGCCGCTGCTGGTAGTGCCGTTACCGCTTCAGAAGGGGTTGGGTCTACTCACACTGTTAGCCATCGCGACTTCGATCTCAACCTGCCTGCTTTTCCAGATTTGTCCAACAAGTTCTTCGTGGAGGACGAGGTTTCCAGCCCTCTGCCGGTGAAGAAGCCCCGTCTCTTGACCCTACCGAAGATTGAAATCCCTCAATTCCATTGA